One Pantoea eucalypti genomic region harbors:
- the flgL gene encoding flagellar hook-associated protein FlgL — MRISTNMIFEQQVRGITDSQASWLKSGEELSSGRRVNNPSDDPIAASRAVVLSQTQQQGKQYALARTFADQGLSLEENTLKGVTDGIIAAQGLIVNGSTGTLSDSDRGSIATQLEGIRAQLLNQANSQDANGRYIFAGYKTDSAPFVDTAGTGVSYTGGTEAITQKVDTSRTMTVGHTGDSIFMSISGNAKKEPDGSASETNVFTMLDSAIAALKVPQDDADAATKQTFQDAMDKTNRGLGNSLNNVLTVRSEIGTQLSELDTLNAQGDDRSVIYNSQMSDLVNVDLTEAASSYTMKQTALQASYKTFTDMSKMSLFQMNS, encoded by the coding sequence ATGCGAATCAGTACAAATATGATTTTTGAGCAGCAGGTGCGTGGCATCACTGACTCACAGGCCTCCTGGCTGAAATCAGGCGAGGAGCTCTCCAGCGGCCGCCGTGTGAATAATCCTTCGGACGATCCCATTGCGGCGTCACGTGCTGTGGTGTTGTCACAAACCCAGCAGCAGGGCAAGCAATATGCGCTGGCGCGCACCTTTGCCGATCAGGGCCTGTCTCTGGAAGAGAATACGCTGAAAGGTGTCACCGATGGGATCATTGCGGCGCAGGGGCTGATCGTTAACGGTTCAACCGGTACCCTGAGCGACAGTGACCGCGGATCGATTGCCACTCAGCTGGAGGGCATTCGCGCTCAGTTACTGAACCAGGCAAACAGCCAGGATGCCAATGGCCGCTATATTTTTGCCGGTTATAAAACCGACAGCGCGCCGTTTGTTGACACGGCAGGCACCGGCGTCAGCTACACAGGCGGTACCGAGGCAATCACCCAGAAGGTCGACACCAGCCGAACCATGACCGTAGGGCATACCGGTGACAGTATCTTTATGTCGATTTCCGGTAACGCTAAAAAAGAGCCGGATGGCAGCGCCAGCGAAACCAATGTGTTTACGATGCTGGACAGTGCCATTGCTGCATTGAAAGTGCCGCAGGATGATGCAGACGCTGCAACCAAACAGACCTTCCAGGATGCGATGGATAAAACCAACCGTGGCCTGGGTAACTCGCTGAATAATGTTTTAACGGTACGTTCTGAGATTGGTACTCAGCTTTCAGAGCTCGATACACTGAATGCACAGGGCGATGACCGCAGTGTGATCTATAACTCGCAGATGAGTGACCTGGTTAACGTAGATTTAACCGAGGCGGCGTCCAGCTATACCATGAAGCAGACAGCCCTTCAGGCGTCGTACAAGACCTTTACTGATATGTCCAAGATGTCACTGTTCCAGATGAATTCGTAG
- the flgK gene encoding flagellar hook-associated protein FlgK: MSSIINSAMSGLSAAQAALSTTSNNISNYTVAGYSRQTTVLAQANSTLQGNSYYGNGVNITGVQREYDAFIATQLRGSSANYSAVSTQHSQISNIDDLLSTSTTSLSTSLQGFFTNLQNVVSNANDPSARQSMLSNAQGLVSQFQTSAQYLNNMQNSVNADVGSSIKQVNTITSQIADLNKQIGKLSTANGAAPNDLLDKRDQLVNTLNNVVGVTVSQQDGGYTVSMANGLTLVNGDKSHDLVAMPSSSDPTRTTIGYVDKQAGNVEIPEKLITTGSLGGLLAFRSQDLDLAQNQLGQLAAAFTTSFNDVHKQGFDSNGDQGVDFFNIGSPLVVSNSKNSTAASVTAEWTDTSALKATNYNVSFDGTNWSATRASDSTAVTIAQVKDASGNTTLSFDGLKLTVPGTPAPAAKDSFLVKPVQNVINDMSVAITNESEVAAAGAVGGESDNRNAQKLLSLQDAKLVGGNATLSQAYAAIVSSVGNKTSSLQTTSDTQKSVVSQLTQRQQSVSGVNLDEEYANLTKYQQYYMANAQVLQTASTVFNALINIR; this comes from the coding sequence ATGTCCAGCATAATTAACTCCGCGATGAGCGGACTGAGTGCCGCGCAGGCCGCTCTGAGCACCACCAGTAACAATATTTCCAATTACACCGTAGCTGGCTATTCACGTCAGACCACGGTCCTGGCGCAGGCAAACAGTACCCTGCAGGGCAACAGCTATTATGGTAACGGCGTGAATATCACCGGTGTACAACGTGAATATGATGCATTTATTGCCACGCAGTTACGCGGTTCCAGCGCGAACTACAGCGCGGTAAGCACCCAGCACAGCCAGATTTCAAACATTGACGATCTGCTGTCGACTTCGACGACCAGCCTGTCAACCTCGCTGCAGGGCTTCTTTACTAACCTGCAGAACGTGGTCAGCAATGCCAACGATCCGTCAGCACGTCAGTCAATGCTCAGCAATGCACAGGGTCTGGTCAGCCAGTTCCAGACCTCGGCGCAATACCTGAACAATATGCAGAACAGCGTCAATGCAGACGTCGGTTCCAGCATCAAGCAGGTCAACACCATTACCAGCCAGATCGCCGATCTGAACAAGCAGATTGGCAAACTGAGTACCGCTAACGGTGCCGCTCCTAACGATCTGCTTGATAAGCGTGATCAGCTGGTGAATACCCTGAATAACGTAGTTGGCGTCACAGTGTCGCAGCAGGATGGCGGCTACACGGTCTCCATGGCGAATGGCCTGACGCTGGTAAACGGCGACAAATCTCACGATCTGGTGGCGATGCCTTCCAGCAGCGATCCGACACGCACTACTATCGGCTATGTCGATAAACAGGCGGGCAACGTCGAGATTCCGGAAAAGCTGATCACCACCGGCTCGCTGGGCGGTCTGCTGGCATTCCGTAGTCAGGATTTGGATCTGGCGCAGAACCAGCTGGGTCAGTTAGCAGCTGCGTTTACGACCAGCTTTAACGATGTTCACAAGCAGGGCTTCGACAGTAACGGCGATCAGGGCGTTGATTTCTTTAATATCGGCAGCCCGCTGGTGGTAAGCAACAGTAAAAACAGCACCGCCGCCTCCGTTACCGCTGAGTGGACCGATACCAGCGCGCTGAAAGCGACCAACTATAACGTCAGCTTTGACGGTACTAACTGGAGCGCCACCCGTGCCTCTGACAGCACCGCTGTGACCATTGCACAGGTTAAAGACGCCAGCGGCAACACCACGCTGAGCTTTGATGGTTTGAAGCTGACCGTTCCCGGCACGCCTGCACCGGCTGCTAAAGACAGTTTTCTGGTGAAGCCGGTCCAGAACGTGATCAACGACATGTCCGTCGCGATCACCAATGAATCTGAGGTCGCTGCTGCCGGTGCCGTTGGCGGTGAGAGTGATAACCGCAATGCGCAAAAACTGCTGAGTCTGCAGGATGCGAAGCTGGTCGGTGGCAACGCCACGCTGTCGCAGGCTTACGCGGCTATCGTCAGTAGCGTGGGTAACAAAACCAGTTCACTGCAGACCACCAGCGATACACAGAAAAGCGTGGTCAGTCAGCTGACCCAACGTCAGCAATCGGTCTCAGGCGTAAACCTTGATGAGGAGTACGCCAACCTGACTAAATATCAGCAATATTACATGGCTAATGCGCAGGTGCTGCAGACCGCCAGCACCGTGTTTAATGCATTGATCAATATTCGCTAA
- the flgJ gene encoding flagellar assembly peptidoglycan hydrolase FlgJ, whose translation MADMQSLTSSAFDSRSLNELKRQASNDPKAHALQVARQVEGMFVQMMLKSMREALPQDGIMGNEQTKLFTSMYDQQIAQEMGKRGLGLAETIVKQMQPATAPDEKAGTVPMKLDNSFILSTSGAKPMAAEQLEQIVRKAMPRLPPVASPTGLPSDSREFIAQLTQPAQAASQQSGIPHHLILAQAALESGWGQRQILTRDGKPSYNVFGIKASGDWKGDTTDIMTTEYEQGEAKKVRASFRVYNSYFEALTDYVKLLTKNPRYAAVTNATSAEQGAQALQAAGYATDPKYAQKLVGMIQQFKSMGDKVVKAYSQDMGDLF comes from the coding sequence ATGGCTGACATGCAATCTCTGACAAGTTCGGCTTTTGACAGCCGCTCCCTGAATGAACTGAAACGCCAGGCCAGCAACGATCCGAAAGCACATGCGTTGCAGGTCGCGCGTCAGGTCGAAGGGATGTTTGTACAAATGATGCTGAAGAGTATGCGCGAGGCGTTGCCGCAGGACGGGATTATGGGCAACGAACAGACCAAACTTTTCACCTCAATGTATGATCAGCAGATTGCACAGGAGATGGGTAAGCGCGGCCTTGGCCTGGCGGAAACCATCGTCAAACAGATGCAGCCTGCCACCGCGCCGGATGAAAAAGCCGGTACGGTGCCGATGAAGCTGGATAACAGCTTTATTCTCAGCACCAGCGGGGCAAAACCCATGGCCGCGGAGCAGCTGGAGCAGATTGTGCGTAAGGCGATGCCGCGTCTGCCGCCGGTTGCGTCACCCACAGGCCTGCCCAGCGACAGCCGCGAGTTCATCGCTCAGCTGACGCAACCGGCGCAGGCTGCCAGTCAGCAGAGTGGCATTCCGCATCACCTGATTCTGGCGCAGGCTGCGCTGGAGTCGGGCTGGGGCCAGCGTCAGATCCTGACCCGCGACGGCAAACCGAGCTACAACGTGTTCGGGATTAAAGCCAGCGGCGACTGGAAAGGTGACACCACCGATATCATGACTACCGAATATGAGCAGGGTGAAGCGAAGAAAGTCCGTGCCAGCTTCCGTGTTTATAACTCCTACTTCGAGGCGCTGACAGACTACGTCAAACTTCTCACCAAAAACCCACGCTATGCGGCGGTGACCAATGCCACATCTGCAGAGCAGGGCGCGCAGGCATTACAGGCGGCAGGATATGCCACCGATCCGAAATATGCGCAAAAGCTGGTGGGAATGATTCAGCAATTCAAAAGTATGGGCGACAAAGTCGTCAAAGCGTACAGCCAGGATATGGGTGACCTGTTCTGA
- a CDS encoding flagellar basal body P-ring protein FlgI, with the protein MKKLTLLRAGLALLLGVSLLAKADLIRDLTTVQGVRDNQLLGYGLVVGLDGTGDQTTQTPFTTQTVSNMLSQLGITVPAGTNMQLKNVAAVMVTAKLPSFARQGQTLDVVVSSLGNAKSLRGGTLLMTPMKGVDNQVYALAQGNILVGGAGASAGGSSVQVNQLNGGRITGGATVERELQSNFGTQNTINLQLNSEDFSMAQRIADAINARGGYGAAQPLDARTVQIRVSPNNGAQVRLLAEIQNINVSIPVEDAKVIINSRTGSVVMNREVTLNQCAVAQGNLSVTVNQQQNVSQPDTPLAGGQTVATTQTQIDLRQTGGALQRVNASANLNNVVRALNALGASPIELMSILQSMQSAGCLRAKLEII; encoded by the coding sequence ATGAAAAAGTTAACGCTGTTACGCGCCGGGCTGGCGCTGCTGCTGGGCGTCAGCCTGCTGGCCAAAGCCGATTTGATTCGTGATTTAACCACGGTACAGGGCGTGCGTGACAACCAGCTGCTGGGCTACGGCCTGGTGGTGGGTCTGGATGGCACGGGTGACCAGACCACCCAGACGCCATTTACTACGCAGACAGTGAGCAACATGCTGTCACAGCTGGGTATTACCGTGCCTGCCGGCACCAACATGCAGCTGAAAAACGTGGCGGCCGTCATGGTCACCGCCAAACTGCCTTCGTTTGCCCGTCAGGGACAGACGCTGGATGTGGTGGTCTCCTCGCTGGGTAACGCCAAAAGCCTGCGTGGTGGCACGCTGTTAATGACGCCGATGAAAGGGGTTGATAACCAGGTTTACGCGCTGGCGCAGGGTAATATTCTGGTCGGCGGTGCCGGTGCATCAGCAGGCGGCAGCAGTGTTCAGGTTAACCAGCTGAACGGTGGACGTATCACCGGCGGGGCAACCGTAGAGCGTGAACTGCAGAGCAACTTTGGTACGCAGAACACCATCAACCTGCAGCTTAACAGCGAAGATTTCTCAATGGCACAGCGTATTGCTGATGCAATCAACGCCCGTGGCGGTTACGGCGCGGCACAGCCGCTGGATGCCCGTACTGTGCAGATCCGCGTGTCACCTAATAATGGTGCGCAGGTGCGCCTGCTGGCTGAGATCCAGAACATTAATGTGTCGATTCCGGTAGAAGATGCCAAAGTGATCATCAACTCCCGTACCGGCTCAGTCGTTATGAACCGTGAAGTGACGCTGAATCAGTGTGCGGTAGCCCAGGGCAACCTGTCGGTGACGGTTAACCAGCAACAGAACGTGAGTCAGCCTGATACACCGTTGGCCGGTGGTCAGACGGTCGCGACGACGCAGACGCAGATCGATCTGCGCCAGACCGGCGGTGCGCTGCAACGTGTTAACGCCAGCGCCAACCTGAATAACGTGGTGCGTGCACTGAATGCGCTGGGTGCGTCACCAATCGAACTGATGTCGATTCTGCAGTCGATGCAGAGTGCCGGCTGTCTGCGTGCCAAACTGGAAATTATCTGA
- a CDS encoding flagellar basal body L-ring protein FlgH: MAKQQILKPGHWLVASLLLTLNGCALVPRTPLVEGATTAQPMPSAPPVVNGSIFQGVAPLNYGYQPLFEDRRPRNIGDTLTITLQENVSASKSSSASASRDGSNSLGITGVPTGLAGLVGAGGEKANLSAEGKNDFAGKGGASANNTFTGTITVTVDQVLSNGNLHVVGEKQIAINQGTEFIRFSGVVNPRTISASNAVLSTAVADARIEYVGNGYINEAQTMGWFQRFFLNISPM, encoded by the coding sequence GTGGCGAAGCAACAGATTCTCAAGCCTGGACATTGGTTAGTCGCCTCGTTGCTGCTAACTCTTAACGGATGTGCTCTGGTCCCGCGTACCCCGCTGGTCGAAGGTGCAACCACAGCGCAACCCATGCCGTCCGCGCCACCGGTGGTCAACGGCTCCATATTCCAGGGCGTCGCGCCGCTTAACTACGGCTATCAGCCGCTGTTTGAAGATCGTCGTCCGCGCAACATCGGCGATACCCTGACCATTACGCTGCAGGAAAACGTCAGCGCCAGCAAAAGCTCCTCGGCCAGTGCCAGCCGCGATGGCAGCAACAGCCTGGGTATAACCGGGGTGCCGACTGGTCTGGCCGGTCTGGTCGGTGCAGGTGGCGAAAAAGCCAATCTCAGCGCCGAAGGCAAAAACGATTTCGCAGGTAAAGGCGGCGCATCTGCCAATAACACCTTTACCGGCACCATTACCGTCACCGTGGATCAGGTGTTGTCAAACGGCAACCTGCACGTGGTGGGCGAAAAACAGATCGCCATTAATCAGGGCACGGAGTTCATTCGCTTCTCGGGCGTGGTCAATCCACGCACCATCAGCGCCAGTAACGCCGTGTTATCTACCGCTGTCGCCGATGCACGTATTGAGTACGTCGGAAATGGTTATATCAATGAGGCGCAGACCATGGGCTGGTTCCAGCGTTTCTTCCTGAACATCTCGCCGATGTAA
- the flgG gene encoding flagellar basal-body rod protein FlgG produces MIRSLWIAKTGLDAQQMNMDVIANNLANVSTNGFKRSRAVFEDLMYQTMRQPGTQSSEQTTLPSGLQIGTGVRPVTTERLHTQGNLSQTSNSKDIAINGQGYFQIQMPDGTSAYTRDGAFQVDQNGQLVTNSGFPVQPGITIPANATSITVSRDGVVSVTQQGQAQAAQVGQLTLSTFMNDAGLDSVGENLYKETQASGAPTDSTPGQNGAGLLYQGYTETSNVNVAEELVTMIQTQRAYEINSKAISTSDQMLAKLTQL; encoded by the coding sequence ATGATTCGTTCTTTATGGATCGCTAAGACCGGTCTTGATGCGCAGCAGATGAACATGGACGTCATTGCCAACAACCTGGCAAACGTCAGCACCAACGGCTTTAAGCGTTCACGTGCCGTGTTCGAAGACCTGATGTACCAGACCATGCGCCAGCCGGGCACCCAGTCATCAGAACAGACGACGCTGCCATCGGGTTTGCAGATTGGTACCGGTGTCCGTCCGGTGACGACGGAGCGTCTGCATACTCAGGGCAACCTGTCGCAGACCAGCAACTCGAAAGATATCGCCATTAATGGCCAGGGTTATTTCCAGATTCAGATGCCGGATGGCACCTCGGCTTATACCCGTGACGGCGCGTTTCAGGTTGATCAGAACGGCCAGCTGGTGACCAACTCCGGCTTCCCGGTGCAGCCAGGCATTACCATTCCCGCTAACGCCACCAGCATTACGGTGTCGCGTGACGGTGTGGTCAGCGTGACGCAGCAGGGCCAGGCTCAGGCCGCGCAGGTCGGTCAGTTAACCCTGAGCACCTTTATGAATGATGCTGGTCTCGATAGCGTGGGTGAAAACCTCTACAAAGAAACACAGGCATCGGGCGCACCGACAGACAGCACCCCAGGCCAGAACGGCGCGGGTCTGCTCTATCAGGGCTACACCGAAACCTCAAACGTTAACGTAGCGGAAGAGCTGGTCACCATGATCCAGACGCAGCGTGCCTACGAAATCAACAGCAAGGCGATCAGCACTTCCGATCAGATGCTGGCGAAATTAACGCAGCTTTAA
- a CDS encoding flagellar basal body rod protein FlgF has translation MDHAIYTAMGAASQTLDQQAVTASNLANASTPGFRAQLNALRAVPVSGWSLPTRTLVAASTPGADMSQGAMDYTERPLDVAVQQDGWLAVRTADGSEAYTRNGNMQISPTGTLTVQGNPVMGDGGPIVIPQGTEITIAADGSITGLNAGDSPNATVQLGKLKLVRATGQELQRSDDGMFRPTASTQATRGAALQADPTMQVMPGVLEGSNVKPVETMVDMIANARRFEMQMKVITNVDENEQKANQLLSMG, from the coding sequence ATGGATCACGCGATATATACCGCGATGGGCGCGGCCAGCCAGACGCTGGATCAGCAGGCGGTGACCGCCAGCAACCTCGCCAACGCCTCTACACCGGGTTTTCGTGCGCAGCTGAATGCGCTGCGCGCAGTACCGGTGAGTGGCTGGTCGCTGCCGACCCGCACGCTGGTCGCCGCCTCTACACCCGGCGCCGACATGAGTCAGGGCGCGATGGATTACACTGAGCGTCCGCTCGATGTGGCGGTGCAGCAGGATGGCTGGCTGGCGGTACGCACCGCTGACGGCAGCGAAGCCTACACGCGTAACGGCAATATGCAAATCAGTCCGACCGGTACGCTGACGGTTCAGGGCAATCCTGTGATGGGCGATGGCGGTCCGATTGTGATCCCGCAGGGTACGGAAATCACCATTGCTGCTGACGGTTCGATCACCGGGCTGAATGCCGGTGATTCCCCGAACGCCACGGTCCAGCTGGGCAAGCTGAAGCTGGTCAGGGCAACCGGGCAGGAGCTGCAGCGCAGTGATGACGGCATGTTCCGTCCTACTGCGTCGACGCAGGCGACCCGCGGAGCCGCGTTACAGGCGGATCCCACCATGCAGGTTATGCCTGGCGTACTGGAAGGCAGCAACGTCAAACCGGTAGAAACCATGGTCGATATGATCGCCAACGCCCGACGTTTTGAGATGCAGATGAAAGTCATCACCAACGTCGACGAAAATGAACAAAAAGCCAACCAGCTCCTGAGCATGGGCTGA
- the flgE gene encoding flagellar hook protein FlgE: MSFSQAVSGLGAASSNLDVIGNNIANSATAGFKSSTIAFADMFAGSNVGLGTKVAAVIQNFNDGATTTTSRGLDVALSGNGFFRMTDSSGGVFYSRNGQLTLDANRNLVNTQGLNVTGYPASGSPATIQAGANPVALRIPTEQMPARATTTAGLVANLNSTDTTPSVPTFSTANADSYNKKTTATVFDSQGNDHALDMYFAKDTASNSWTVRTIDANTGLSAGDFRMAFDTSGKLTSVSKLNANGTVASTTTDGTVGLTLNVGGANGAVANQPITMSMLGSLQQNTGATNFGSPTQDGYAPGDLTSYAINNDGTITGSYSNQKTQLLGQIVLSSFSNPEGLQSKGDNVWQASSASGQAAIGLANTGTFGSLTAGALESSNVDMSKELVNMIVAQRNYQANAQTIKTQDQILNTLVNLR, translated from the coding sequence ATGTCATTTTCCCAAGCGGTCAGCGGCCTTGGTGCTGCTTCAAGTAACCTTGATGTCATCGGTAACAACATTGCTAACTCCGCCACTGCGGGCTTTAAATCGAGCACCATCGCGTTTGCCGATATGTTTGCCGGTTCTAACGTCGGCCTCGGCACCAAAGTCGCTGCGGTAATCCAGAACTTTAACGATGGCGCGACCACCACCACCAGCCGTGGCCTGGACGTTGCGCTGAGCGGTAACGGTTTCTTCCGTATGACCGACAGCAGCGGCGGCGTCTTCTATTCACGCAATGGCCAGTTAACGCTGGATGCCAACCGTAACCTGGTCAACACCCAGGGTCTGAACGTGACCGGCTATCCGGCCAGCGGTTCACCGGCTACCATCCAGGCAGGTGCTAACCCGGTTGCACTGCGTATTCCTACTGAGCAGATGCCCGCCCGTGCGACTACCACTGCCGGTCTGGTTGCCAACCTGAACTCAACGGATACCACGCCATCCGTGCCTACCTTCTCGACGGCGAACGCGGACAGCTACAACAAGAAAACCACGGCCACCGTGTTTGACTCGCAGGGTAATGACCACGCGCTCGACATGTATTTCGCGAAAGACACCGCCAGCAACAGCTGGACCGTGCGCACCATTGATGCCAATACCGGCCTTTCAGCGGGCGATTTCAGAATGGCGTTTGACACCAGCGGTAAGCTGACCAGCGTCTCTAAACTGAATGCAAACGGTACGGTAGCGAGCACCACCACCGATGGCACTGTTGGCCTGACGCTTAACGTGGGCGGTGCCAATGGCGCGGTCGCCAATCAGCCCATCACTATGAGCATGCTGGGCAGCCTGCAGCAGAACACCGGCGCCACCAACTTTGGCAGCCCGACCCAGGATGGTTATGCCCCTGGCGATCTGACCAGCTACGCGATCAATAATGACGGCACCATCACTGGCAGCTACTCAAACCAGAAAACCCAGCTGCTGGGTCAGATCGTCCTGTCAAGCTTCTCGAACCCGGAAGGTCTGCAGTCGAAAGGCGATAACGTCTGGCAGGCGTCAAGCGCATCCGGTCAGGCAGCCATTGGTCTGGCTAACACCGGCACCTTTGGTTCACTGACCGCCGGCGCACTGGAATCTTCCAACGTCGACATGAGTAAAGAGCTGGTGAACATGATCGTGGCGCAGCGTAACTATCAGGCGAATGCGCAGACCATCAAAACTCAGGACCAGATTCTCAACACGCTGGTTAACTTACGTTAA
- the flgD gene encoding flagellar hook assembly protein FlgD, with protein sequence MAIAVGVNDKLDPTVLSSSNTSGTGNNAQDLQNQFLTMLVTQLKNQDPTNPMDNSQLTTQLAQINTLSGIEKLNTTLGSISGQINTSQSLQSSTLIGHGVMVNGGQILVGKGTTTPFGVELASASTGATATITDANGSVINTVDLGALSAGVHTFSWDGKLTDGSVAPDGKYSVAIAASNGNTQLVAQPLNYAYVNGVSTANNTTKLDLGTMGSATLDDVRQIL encoded by the coding sequence ATGGCTATCGCGGTAGGCGTTAACGACAAGCTGGACCCCACGGTTCTTAGCTCTTCTAACACCAGTGGCACGGGCAACAATGCACAGGATCTGCAGAACCAGTTCCTGACCATGCTGGTGACGCAGTTAAAGAACCAGGATCCTACGAATCCTATGGATAACAGCCAGCTCACCACGCAGCTGGCACAGATCAATACCCTGAGCGGCATTGAAAAACTGAATACCACGCTGGGATCGATCTCCGGCCAGATCAACACCAGCCAGTCACTGCAGAGCTCCACGCTGATTGGGCATGGCGTAATGGTCAATGGCGGACAGATTCTGGTCGGCAAAGGCACCACGACGCCATTTGGCGTTGAACTGGCCTCTGCCTCAACCGGCGCAACCGCCACCATTACAGATGCCAATGGCTCGGTAATCAACACCGTCGATCTGGGCGCGCTGAGCGCGGGCGTGCACACCTTCTCGTGGGACGGCAAGCTCACCGATGGCTCCGTTGCGCCAGATGGTAAATACAGCGTTGCGATTGCCGCAAGCAATGGCAACACACAACTGGTGGCACAACCGCTTAACTACGCCTACGTCAATGGGGTGAGTACAGCGAACAACACCACAAAACTGGATCTCGGCACCATGGGCTCCGCCACCCTTGACGACGTACGTCAGATTCTCTGA
- the flgC gene encoding flagellar basal body rod protein FlgC, translated as MALLNIFDIAGSAMTAQSQRLNVSASNLANADSVTGPDGKPYVAKQVVFQTDAAPGSATGGVKVAKVVDDPTPAKLVYDPGNPMADAKGYVKMPNVDVVSESVNTMSASRSYQANVEVLNTVKSMMMKTLTLGQ; from the coding sequence ATGGCCTTGCTGAATATTTTTGACATTGCCGGCTCAGCGATGACCGCGCAATCACAGCGATTAAACGTCAGTGCCAGTAACCTGGCGAACGCCGACAGCGTCACCGGCCCAGATGGTAAGCCTTATGTTGCTAAGCAGGTGGTCTTCCAGACCGATGCGGCACCCGGCTCCGCCACCGGCGGTGTGAAAGTGGCAAAGGTCGTGGATGATCCCACACCCGCGAAGCTGGTGTATGACCCGGGCAATCCCATGGCTGATGCCAAAGGCTACGTGAAGATGCCGAACGTGGATGTGGTTTCTGAAAGCGTCAACACCATGTCGGCGTCACGCAGTTACCAGGCCAACGTTGAAGTGCTCAACACCGTGAAGTCGATGATGATGAAAACCCTGACCCTTGGGCAATAA
- the flgB gene encoding flagellar basal body rod protein FlgB: protein MLDKLDAALKFGTEALNLRAQRQEILASNIANADTPGYQARDIDFASELSRVMSNGRAEGSSMALKVTSARHIEAQTNGAPSMDMLYRIPDQPSADGNTVDMDRERTQFADNSLKYQTDLTLISSQIKGMMSVLQGQ from the coding sequence ATGCTCGACAAACTGGATGCGGCGCTGAAATTTGGTACGGAGGCCCTCAACCTGCGTGCTCAACGTCAGGAGATCCTGGCGTCAAATATTGCCAACGCCGATACCCCTGGATATCAGGCCCGGGATATCGACTTTGCAAGCGAGCTGAGTCGGGTGATGTCCAATGGTCGTGCGGAAGGCAGCAGCATGGCGCTAAAAGTCACGTCAGCCCGGCACATTGAAGCACAGACAAACGGCGCACCATCGATGGATATGCTTTATCGCATTCCCGATCAGCCTTCTGCCGACGGCAACACCGTAGATATGGACCGTGAGCGTACGCAGTTCGCGGATAACAGCCTGAAATATCAAACCGACCTCACCCTCATCAGTAGCCAGATCAAAGGCATGATGAGCGTGTTACAAGGGCAATAA
- the flgA gene encoding flagellar basal body P-ring formation chaperone FlgA, with amino-acid sequence MRRYLTLLTSLLVVIALPASAGDLNAQLNQFFKARDAQHAAGMVVVVRTPKEQWPACEAPQFTLPGNSRLWGNMSVAANCGENRRYIQVQVQVTGSYLVANRLLSQGSSVSESDFTLQTGRLDTLPARALLNADSVADAVVLRDIQPGQPINPSTLRQPWRVKAGQNVMVIASGDGFDASGEGKALNNAARSQSVRVRMGNGQVVSGKVREDGNILITL; translated from the coding sequence ATGCGTCGATATCTGACCCTGCTGACCAGTCTGCTGGTCGTGATTGCCCTGCCAGCTTCTGCCGGGGATCTCAATGCACAACTGAATCAATTTTTTAAAGCGCGTGACGCCCAGCATGCTGCTGGCATGGTCGTAGTGGTTCGCACGCCGAAAGAACAGTGGCCAGCCTGTGAGGCGCCACAGTTCACGCTGCCCGGCAACAGCCGGTTGTGGGGCAATATGAGCGTGGCGGCAAATTGCGGTGAGAATCGCCGTTATATCCAGGTACAGGTCCAGGTCACCGGCTCTTATCTGGTGGCGAACCGGCTGCTGAGTCAGGGCAGTAGCGTTAGCGAGAGCGATTTCACGCTGCAGACCGGCCGCCTGGACACCCTGCCCGCCCGCGCCCTGCTGAATGCGGACTCGGTCGCCGATGCTGTGGTGCTGCGCGATATCCAGCCCGGACAGCCGATTAATCCGTCCACGCTGCGTCAGCCGTGGCGGGTTAAGGCGGGTCAGAATGTGATGGTGATTGCCAGCGGTGATGGATTTGACGCCAGCGGTGAGGGCAAGGCGCTGAACAATGCCGCCCGTTCGCAGTCGGTCCGTGTCCGTATGGGAAATGGCCAGGTTGTCAGCGGTAAGGTCCGGGAGGATGGGAATATTCTTATAACGCTGTAA